Within Acaryochloris sp. CCMEE 5410, the genomic segment AAGGGAGCGGAAAGATTTTTGTGGACTACTGCGGTATGACGGTGCCGGTGGTCCATCCCAAAACCGGTGAGGTGACTCAAGCTCAAGTATTTGTAGCCTGCTGTGGAGCGAGTAACTACACCTATGCAGAGGCGACCGAAAGCCAAACCATCAAGAACTGGCTCGGATCTCATCAACGGGCCTTGGCCTTCTTTGGTGGGGTGCCGGTCGCTATCGTTCCAGACAACCTCAAGTCAGGAGTCACAGATCCGTGTCGTTATGAGCCCGGTATCAATCGGAGTTATCAGGACTTTGCGGAACACTACAACGTGATTATTCTGCCCGCTCGCCCCAAATGCCCTCGGGATAAACCCAAAGTGGAGAATGCGGTACAGCAAGTGGAGCGTCATATCCTAGCGCCATTGAGAGATCAGACCTTTACCAGTTTCAAGCAACTGAATGAAGCGATAGCAGCGGGACTCGAGAAACTCAACCATCGGACCATGAAATCCTATGGTCTATCCCGTCGAGAATTATTTGAGCAAGTGGACCAACCGGAACTGAGGTCCTTGCCCAGCCATGCGTTTGAGTTTGGCGAATTTAAAACTGCGAAAGTGAGTTTTGATTATCACATTGAGGTGAACCGCCACTATTACAGTGTCCCTTATGGCTATGTGGGTCAATCGGTATCGGTCAAGATTACGGAATCTTTGGTGCAGATTTTCCATGACCATCAGCGCATTGCGGTACATGAACGTTCCAGCGTTTCATTTCAGCATTCCACGCAAGAGGGGCATATGCCCCCGGCACATTTGGCTCACAAAACCCAATCGAGAGAGACCTTCCTAGCTTGGGCCGAGAAGGTTGGACCGGCCACGAAGCAGCAAGTGATAGAGATCTTTGAGAAGAAAGCCCATGACGAACAAGCATTTCGAGCCTTAAAAGGGGTGCAACATCTGAGAACAACCCATGGTGCTGAAAGGTTGGAAGCCGCCTGTAATCGGGCTAATGCTATGGGGATGGTGGGCCAACGCTATCTCAAGTCCATGCTCCAAAACAAACTTGAATCCGACCCCTTACCGGATGAAACCCATAAGGTGATTCCTATTCACCATGCCAATGTCCGAGGGTCCGAATATTATCAAGCGACGTAGGGGAGACAACGATGCAAGCAATGATTGAACAGCTACAACAAATGAACTCACCGGCGTACTCGAAGCTTGGCGAGAACAGCAGGCGATGCCCACCTATCATGATCTGTCCTTCGATGAACGACTGGCCTTGATGGTAGAGCGCGAATACATCCGGCGTCAGAATCAACGGATGCAACGCCGACTCAGGCAAGCGCGACTGCCGGTGCATGCCACCTTAGATGCCGTGGATTTCGATGTCCCAGAGGACTCCGTAAAATCCAGTTCCTTGAATTTGCTCAAGGCCATTGGCTCCAAGAAAACCTGTCATTGATTCTATTGGGGCCGACCGGTGTAGGGAAGTCTTTCTTGGCGTCGGTCCTTGCAAATCATCTGTGCAAGCAAGGCCATAGCGTGCGCTATATCAAAACCGCTGACCTGGTGCTGGAGTTGAAGCTGGCCAAAGGAGATGGGTCTTATCCCAAACTCCGAAAACAATTAGCGGCCTACGATCTATTGGTGCTGGATGAATGGCTTAGAGATCCCCTGTCTGTCTTTGAAGCTCGAGAAGTACTCGATATCCTAGACGAGCGTTTCCGTAAAGCCTCCTGTTTATTCGCCACGCAAATGCCCCTGGAGCAATGGCACTCACAATTCAAGATCCCACCCTCGCCGATGCCATCCTCGACCGGATTATCCATGATGCGATGAAGGTCTTGCTCCGAGGAGAATCCATGCGGAAATTGACCAGCAAACTGACCCTGAAGCCAGAAGGAGAACTGAGTAATGACCGTTCACATGAGGAGAAAACAACGAGAGAAACGATCCCAAGATCTAACCTTAAACGCACAAGGAGAAGAAGGATGAAAAAAAGGAGGGACAGATACATGAATAGACCGGATGAGATCACGATCTTCCATTCGTGATATGTATGAATTCAGAGCTGATTTTTTGCCTATGAATTGCAACCCATAATTCCATATCTACCTGTCGAAAATGGTTGGCCAATATTTTTTTGGTTGGGGGTGGAGAAGTTAGTGCCACTCAACCGGAGAAGTCGTGATTATGCAGCATGCAGTGCGATCTGACATTTTTGAGTGTGTCTCGCCAGAGCAGCTGCAGGCTGCCCTGGCAGATTGTGAGCGAATAGTTCGGCCTGCCAAAGATGAATCCTATGATTACTTTGCCAATCGCTACAGCTATTTTCGTCAGTTTGCACCTGCATTTCTGAGCACCTTTGAGTTTCACTCTCATCGCCAAGATGATCCGCTCCTCAAAGCCATCAATCACATCCGTGAATTAGATACTGGCGGCCAACGGCAGATTTCAGAAGACGCGCCTATGGAGTTTGTTACAGAGGCTTGGCAGGAATATATCTATGACGACCAGGGGCAGATAAAACGCCGCTACTATGAATTGTGTGTGCTCTGGGAACTCCGTCATGCGTTAAGCACCGGTGCTCTTTGGATTGAAGGGGCACGCCGCTACGCGAATCCAGAAAGCTACTTGATCCCAAAGCAAAAATGGGAGGAGATGCGCAGTGAGTTTTGCCAATTCACGGGTCTACCTGAAACTGGAGCAGAACGATTGGCCCAGTTGAGTGAGCAATTAGAAGCAGAGATGACAACATTTGTTGACACTCTCCAACAGAATCCAGATATCCGCCTAGAAGAGGAGCATCTTGTCATTTCTCCCCTGGATGCGGAGGAAGAATCTCCACGTCTTCAGCAATTGAAAGTCTTAGTTGAACAATGTATGCCACAGGTTGAGTTAACAGAACTGTTGATAGAAGTGGATGAATTGACTCACTTTAGTGATGCTTTAATCCATACCGGAGGGAATGCAAATCGCACAGATAATACCAAGCTGCACCTCTATGCCTCTTTGCTTTCCCAGGCGTGTAATTTAGGGCCAGCGGCAATGGCTAGAGGGGCCGATCTGTCCTATGACAGCTTGCTTTGGCATACCAACTGGTACTTAGATGAAACCAATTTACGCAATGCCAATACGATGTTGGTGAACTATCATCATCAATTGCCCTTAACTAAGGCTTGGGGAGGCGGAACCCTATCCTCTTCTGATGGACAGCGATTTCCAGTGGCGGTCAAAAATGCTAAAGCAGTGCCGTTGCCCAAATATTTTGGTTATGGCCGAGGCGTTACGTTTTATACCTGGCTCTCAGATCAGTTCTCCCAATATGGAATTAAGGTGATTCCTTCCACCAAAAGAGATGCGACCTATCTACTTGATGGAATTCAGGATAATGAAACTGAGTTGACGATTTTGGAACATACTACTGACACCACGGGGTATTCGGAGGTCGTATTTTCCTTTTTTGATCTGTGTGGGTATCGCTTCTCACCTCGGATTCGCGATCTGGCTGACCAGACATTGTATCGCCTCAGTAATAAGTTTCCGGATCCGCTCCTCAAGCCACTCTTTCAGGGCCGGTGTCAGCAACAGTTCATCATCGATGACTGGGATGAGATGCTACGTACAGCAGCCTCACTCAAGTATGGATGGGTCAGTTCTTCGTTATTGATGAATAAGCTACAATCCTTGCCAGACCCCCATCATCTCTTGAGAGCATTTCATGAATACGGGCGGCTATTGAAGACTATTTTTATCCTGCAGTATCTCAATAGCAAGGATTATCGACGGCGGATTAACCGTCAGCTCAATAAAGGTGAGTCGGTGCATACTTTACGCCGATATTTTGTCATTGCTCAGCAAGGTGAATTACGAAAACGGCATCAAGAAGGATTAGAAAATCAAGCGAGCTGTTTGACCTTAGTGACGAATGCTGTGGTGGTCTGGAATACGATCTATCTAAATGCCGCACTAGAGTACATCGAACGGCAGGGCTATGTCATAACTGAGGAGGATAAAGCACATCTCTCACCGGCACGATGTGGACACATCAACCCCTATGGAAAATTCAGCTTTGATATCCCTAAAGTGCAGAGCTTGAAAGGGTTACGGCCACTGAATGCTATTAAAAAAGCAAACTCTCAAAACTTCTAGCCTATACTCAGTAAAGGTTATAGCGATTTCAATCCTGAAAAGCCAGTAAAAATTGGAGGCTAGAATCCATACCCCACAAGCGTTACAGCCTTAGCGTTGTTTATCGTTCCATTGCCCCGTAAACCCCTGATCGGCCTTCGGCCATCGATATTTGCTTTGCTTAGGGTGGTCTTGCCTGCGCCGCTACCTCCAGATATGCCGATGATTGTTGGGGTGGTCATGGGTGGAAGTAATGTAGGATCTCTGTACAAGAGATTAATCAGACTCTATTAATGATTCAATTTGCTGAATTAGTGATTCCAGCTTTTTCCTTTTCTTAGAATCTTCCCAAACTTTTGATTTTCCTACCTCTTTCGAAATAGTTTTCCACTTTTCCTTGTAGGAGGTTATCTCATGAGCTGGTTGTTTAGATTCCTTGATTGACTTAACTCTGTCGCGAATTTCTCTAATCGAAAGATTCTTCTTTGAAACTTCGCGCAGTAACTTAGCCCTTAATTTCTGGTCTTTGACTTTGGCTACTGCAAGCGCTTTAGTGTACTCAATCTTGCCTTGGCGGATAAACTCAAGAACATCCTGTGGCAACCGCAAGAGCTGTAGTTGATTTAATGCAAATGAGCGCCATCGGATGTTTAAGCTTTCACAAATTTGCACAACAACATCACTATCTTTTTGTCCTATAACGTTATAGGACTGACGACGGACATCATTGTCCATTTGCTTAAATAGAGCTATAACTTCCTCTTGGGACTTCTGTA encodes:
- the istA gene encoding IS21 family transposase, with product MDYCGMTVPVVHPKTGEVTQAQVFVACCGASNYTYAEATESQTIKNWLGSHQRALAFFGGVPVAIVPDNLKSGVTDPCRYEPGINRSYQDFAEHYNVIILPARPKCPRDKPKVENAVQQVERHILAPLRDQTFTSFKQLNEAIAAGLEKLNHRTMKSYGLSRRELFEQVDQPELRSLPSHAFEFGEFKTAKVSFDYHIEVNRHYYSVPYGYVGQSVSVKITESLVQIFHDHQRIAVHERSSVSFQHSTQEGHMPPAHLAHKTQSRETFLAWAEKVGPATKQQVIEIFEKKAHDEQAFRALKGVQHLRTTHGAERLEAACNRANAMGMVGQRYLKSMLQNKLESDPLPDETHKVIPIHHANVRGSEYYQAT
- a CDS encoding Tn3 family transposase; translated protein: MQHAVRSDIFECVSPEQLQAALADCERIVRPAKDESYDYFANRYSYFRQFAPAFLSTFEFHSHRQDDPLLKAINHIRELDTGGQRQISEDAPMEFVTEAWQEYIYDDQGQIKRRYYELCVLWELRHALSTGALWIEGARRYANPESYLIPKQKWEEMRSEFCQFTGLPETGAERLAQLSEQLEAEMTTFVDTLQQNPDIRLEEEHLVISPLDAEEESPRLQQLKVLVEQCMPQVELTELLIEVDELTHFSDALIHTGGNANRTDNTKLHLYASLLSQACNLGPAAMARGADLSYDSLLWHTNWYLDETNLRNANTMLVNYHHQLPLTKAWGGGTLSSSDGQRFPVAVKNAKAVPLPKYFGYGRGVTFYTWLSDQFSQYGIKVIPSTKRDATYLLDGIQDNETELTILEHTTDTTGYSEVVFSFFDLCGYRFSPRIRDLADQTLYRLSNKFPDPLLKPLFQGRCQQQFIIDDWDEMLRTAASLKYGWVSSSLLMNKLQSLPDPHHLLRAFHEYGRLLKTIFILQYLNSKDYRRRINRQLNKGESVHTLRRYFVIAQQGELRKRHQEGLENQASCLTLVTNAVVVWNTIYLNAALEYIERQGYVITEEDKAHLSPARCGHINPYGKFSFDIPKVQSLKGLRPLNAIKKANSQNF
- a CDS encoding ParB/RepB/Spo0J family partition protein — translated: MGKFNKLLATLQTEEDQADSTEQTYSHSSNISYKHQLIHRSRIVRDDDQVRKYFDSEKLDSLAMTIKEQGILEDLAVFELPDKPGFYQLVFGERRYRASDIAGLEELPVRIIDRPNTRDLLKLQLIENKHHEDLNPVEEVEAVLALLSVELQKSQEEVIALFKQMDNDVRRQSYNVIGQKDSDVVVQICESLNIRWRSFALNQLQLLRLPQDVLEFIRQGKIEYTKALAVAKVKDQKLRAKLLREVSKKNLSIREIRDRVKSIKESKQPAHEITSYKEKWKTISKEVGKSKVWEDSKKRKKLESLIQQIESLIESD